In Lycium ferocissimum isolate CSIRO_LF1 chromosome 11, AGI_CSIRO_Lferr_CH_V1, whole genome shotgun sequence, a single genomic region encodes these proteins:
- the LOC132038109 gene encoding uncharacterized protein LOC132038109, translating into MVRTCVAATANEVPASAAGSAAHWRGQAAGAIVRGGDQGRGRGRGRGRGAAAPAKGRAPAARQQSAESPEPQVVLMKVKYEHQRPNGTLQRMAIPKWNWERIAMDFVVGLPNTLGHNVYISVLEAFAFGIGY; encoded by the exons atggtgaggacttgTGTGGCAGCAACAGCTAACGAGGTACCCGCGTCAGCCGCTGGGTCTGCAGCTCACTGGAGAGGTCAGGCCGCTGGGGCCATAGTTCGTGGAGGAGACCAGGGTAGAGGCCGTGGTCGTGGCAGAGGCAGGGGAGCAGCAGCACCAGCCAAAGGTAGGGCTCCTGCTGCTCGTCAGCAAAGTGCTGAGTCCCCTGAGCCTCAGGTTGTGCTGATGAAG gttaagtatgagcaccaaagACCCAACGGTACTCTGCAGAGGATGGCCATTCCTAAATGGAACTGGGAgaggatagccatggattttgtggtgGGTCTTCCAAATACCTtag GGCACAACGTTTACATCTCAGTTTTGGAAGCATTTGCATTTGGAATTGGGTATTAG